DNA from Myxococcales bacterium:
GCCCCAATTCTGGTCCAGGTACGCGATTGCGACGTTGCCATCGTCTGCCATTGGCTCGCCTCGCGCGGCGGCGAGGATTTCCGGAACCCGAGACTGACCATCGACCCCAGCCATCTCGGGCAGACCGAGCAAGTCCAGAATGGTCGGCCAGATGTCGATGTTGCGGGTCCTCTGCGAGACGACGAGACCGGGCTCGAGCCGGAATGGAAAGCTCATGATGAGGGGAACTTCGGTGGTTTCTCGAAACACTCTGCGCGCGTGTCCCTCGAATCCGCGCTCCGAGAACGCCTCACCGTGATCCGAGGTGATTACGATGAGGGTATTGTCCAGATGCCCCCCGTGATTGAGTTGTCCCAGGAGTTCTTCGAGTATGAGGTTCTCGCGCAAGATCGCGTTGTCGTAGATATCGCCGTAGATCGTTCCGAACTTTGCCGAATCTTCGTCGTAGAGATACTCGTGCAGATCCATCATGTGCAAATACAAAAACCAGCGACGATCTCCGTTGATCCTG
Protein-coding regions in this window:
- a CDS encoding sulfatase-like hydrolase/transferase, with protein sequence ATRPAEIMRDAGFQTVGLFRNGWVEGYFGFDQGFDVYMRPMASGPSAAVRRENPTLKTTNTDAALIPATVEFARINGDRRWFLYLHMMDLHEYLYDEDSAKFGTIYGDIYDNAILRENLILEELLGQLNHGGHLDNTLIVITSDHGEAFSERGFEGHARRVFRETTEVPLIMSFPFRLEPGLVVSQRTRNIDIWPTILDLLGLPEMAGVDGQSRVPEILAAARGEPMADDGNVAIAYLDQNWGKRGMPELPTVAVVEDSFRYVVNWNGPEGKASEQLFDNRDDPGELTEIDQPEVMTRLRKLAIDYMQQRPTWKDDAPDLEMDEMQLNQLRALGYKIP